In the genome of Rhopalosiphum padi isolate XX-2018 chromosome 1, ASM2088224v1, whole genome shotgun sequence, the window ttacaatattatatatttatgacttGGTATGGACCAATAAaaagtattcataaaatattaaaaaccgtgtataaaataaataaatctaaattacgaaaaataaatagataagcttgataaaaaaaaaaatgtataaaaaatgagcttttaattttaaatatatgttggttatccatatattttatttcactaaatatgcaataaaaacattataattagcatattggtttaaaatgtttaaatatatgtgGAAAAATTTTGGATCTAATATGATTGTCTTGCAACTCGTacgttgaatttgaatttagaataacgtttatgtatatattgtatattcattaaattcaaTTCACAGCCATATTTAAGACCAAGAATTcaagataaacataataatatgttgattgtaatttgtatataattatgtattacctTCTTTGATGTTCCAATAcattctaaaaatttaatatattcttctTTTGAAATATCGCCATTTTGGTCTTTGTCAACAGTCTGTGTGGAAAAcaatggttttaattatttttgcagtaatagttgaaataaatcaaaatcgATTTCTAagattacaaacatttttatgctAATAAGTACTTTAAACCCTAAggcaaattatattgaaatttattcaaataaattaattatatacaactaCTGaacattgttaaatatttatgttatttagttataattaataaaaactaaaatgtatatctatgcgttaagctaaataaaataagtagttTATTGAACTCgagtaatacataaatacacttaactatttaaatttattatttataaaaaatattcagagtATCCGATTTCAAAAatgatatagttaaatattagataatgcaaatatgctataatataaataaacagcgtatatttgaaattcaagataattaaaaattaaaattttgagaatcattttttaaaaactgtattaaatatatacgagtatatgaatttctctaaaaatataatgtatatatgtaatatattagttagatatacctatgtaattagtaattacgtataattcttataatcgaattaattgttatacatgttattacaactaaaacttaaaatattcaacgAAGAttgttattaatagtatatcatcattcatcagtactattagttattactatatgtttaaattatgtatttttacatacagattttaaaaatataatgtgggTGAATGTGATGCTTTCTaccctttaaataatttaccaataactaataaatacatcTAAACactataacactataacagCAGTCATTAAAGTGttgtacaatttttacaattagtattattatatcatattaatactaTCCAATACTATCAATGCGTATAACTTTAAGTTAACTGCttacttatagtttataatataaatacaatataaaatatatttttaattattatatttataacaagtttaaacatcaaataattctttaatagttgtaattttgtaaatgcTCAATAATCATaagtttaaaatagtatacataaataatatctagACGACACATCGGGGAAAATTAATTTGggtatattgcatataatatgtcaaaaagCGCGGAGCCTGTTTAAGCTCCGAATCCTGCGCGAAGCCTACCCTAGGGATAACAGGcacagtatattaatatgttttactaattaattacgTACCTTAAACAAGTATGGTAAAAGTTGAACAACTTCATCTTTCAGACCATCGTCGTTTTGTTTTACGTATTGAATATACTTCAAATATTTCTCTACCGTAACGTAATCGAATGGATCAATGCATCCCCAATGTTTGTACCATAAGTTCTATAAcgagatatttaaattttatatatttatatgtaaaatataaaaaatattatatcaagtaagtcatatttaaaaatatcttgcgGTTTCCcatttaaatatgtgtatatatataacagaTATCAGGACCTGTGAGAGGACGAGGGCAGAGGGGGCTCAGAGCTCTGGGCATGGGCTTCCGGGGGTGGGTGCCGTTGTCCAAGGCCATTCATACAaacaattgttaatattttctatactaaaatcgaataaaattatgatttttgacaATCCTTAAAAAACTGTTACAAAACTTATTTTATCTTCTTAAAGCAAATAGAAtgacttttaattaaataaaaattagtaaattttagtttaaagttaagtaaattaaacagttgttaaaattcataaagcTCGGTGGCCGCCGCCCACCAGTAATTTAAAGCAATGCACGATATTTTGTCTgacatagtttattttaagaattatcttattttatgatataagataagattttagtattatacattgtagTACAAATGTAGTTGGTCTTTATATTGTGTGTGCTAATAGGTTATTTCAATGGTATTTGGTCGATAACGACTAACTTTACTGTTTAATTAATAGTGCACTGGTAAAACGATACCTAAATAACTTATAGAAGATAAGCTTACAGGTTAAATCCcaagtttaaaattgatatatttaggCAATTTTGACAAAAAGACACTGTCGCCTTGAGACGATCGCAATGCCATCAAAACTTTAATACGGGATAGACTTGAAAATACTAGACAAAAGGCGTCCGAAAAGAAGTTTTATTAGAACAACAGGACACAAAGCTTAAATAAAAGTCAATCCTGTACAAAACAGGACGTAGGTAtggttactataatttataatctttagTCGTACTTCAATTACTCTGCTGAACAAAAAACTTTGTTCGTCCGTCAtgttgtttaattttgaaaaacgttCGGTCAACTCTTTTAAATCTTCAATAGATACAACACCGTCATTGTTCACGTCCAATAGCTCGTGATAAAGAGTCAAATTTGATACCCATTTAGTGTCCGGTtcctattaaaaaatgttaagtaaacaaaatacatatttaaaaaactataatgtatatgttatacgCTTACGCATAgcacatttaatatttagtggaggtataacgtataaataaataaataattatctgccATCATCTGGAGTACACTGTCGGAGGGAAGTAAACAAGGAATAAGCAGTACCAGTAGATCCAGAAACGGTAGTTTTCCATATGGTACGGCTTCCaatatgttatgtatgtatattgaatatattatatacaaaattagtgaatgcattaaaatatatgttttaaattaagaattatacaatattatgtgattattacataattttgataACACGATGGAAGATAATAAgtagatataaaatgtatgtttgaacattattaacataaatatatcttgtaactattataattcctaaaagaatattttattttattattattatttgtaatgattttgtacatatttactTTTAGTTTTGTGATATGTTTGCTTGGCAATTCCATCAAAGTTTAGGCAACTTCaatgttacataaatattattaaccacTTACAAAGATTAAAATGACGCAATAGTGCAATCACTGATCTCATCTGTCTCGCgcaaagtataaagtatatagaCGATAggcatataattatagtatagtaaaattGACCACCGTGTTTCATAGACATCATTTTACCACTTTTCTTGTaatgtcaattaaatataatttaaatttgtcattAAATTAAGCATATAATTGCCTATACATTACATACAAGATACAACTATGAGTTGAAAATTCACACCCTTGCGTACAAATGACGCCTTTGTCGTGTTGTATCAATTATGACTATACATGGTTAAAATGATGATGGATGTTGCGCCATATGTGAGTAAAAGCAACAATTTTGACTTAGGTAATGCTTTTTACAACAGTTTTATCTACACACCATCCATATATTCGTAAAGGTATGCGATGAAACCACGTAATTACATTatgatttgtgtttttattacaaaaaattgttttaaatatttcgatttttaaataattaaaaacatcttttaaataaaaatattaaaaaacgctTTTAAGTTTCGATCTAACACAGTAACCcagatatattgtttttaataggtcaaaaataaaaatcataatgaaTGAAATACAATGAgtagttataactttttaagtacatataggtacactatatagctataatactacactatataatatgtgtgtatgacAGTGATAACTGATTTCACTATTGCACCTTCTAATTGGTTACATTATAATTTCTACAGagaatacatattttaccatataggtaaattaatattttaataaatattatgtataaataaataacgcttgataaaattgataaatacattatttataatttttaaatgtgtcaGATGTAAGTTTACTAAAATCTTTAAAACTGTATGAAAGATATTACATTGGTTTTAACCGTAACACTATAAGTTCAACGAGAAATGcttgaaataattagtttaataaataataggcaCCAATTAAAagtagtaataaactaataaatcatttaggtacctactatataaataatattttcttttatatttataaatttttattaaaacatttaatgtgattttataggcagtaaataatataattcaaaaagacAACTCAAATGCTATATTAGCaagagaatttatttattttaattttgaattggaaaataattataaagttggCGTGTATAGGATAAATACCAATTAACAATTTCATCTTGACATCACTCCGCAAATTAATAAGGTAAGACTATAATTACTCTTAGACTCAGCTGATTCTTcgtgaaaatatgatttattttatttgtttatctcCTAAATAGatgtcataacactcataacttataaataataaagcattTTCATTTACACTACTGCGggtaattgattttttaaaaaaataaaataaagtgatTCATCAACCACACTCCATGCAATACGTGAtgcgtataattaaaataattataattcaatattctaaggctttatttttatttattagtgatatattatacttataccgtTGTACACTAATACAAGTAAcaagtatataggtactgatAAAGTGGTATTACCTAGCTAGTACCTACCTtaacgtattaatatattgtaattaggTGCCTTCTAAAtgagattattaattattttagtaatattatacacgataatGCCGATAAAGTATTATTCTTACTGTGGTTGTGGTTGTATTGTTCTTTTGCGTACACTGGTCGTTCTCGAATAATTTTCTgcttattataaacttatttccATTATAAACAGTTTTCACACAATAATTGACTGCAGCAGGTCTCTAGTtatgacaataaataatttaaaacaattaaaagctTGTAAATTCAAATGGGTTGAAAAAAAGTTGCAAAATTTGtctaggtacctacctactttatataggtaaataaatactaCCAATCATATAGGCGTGCGCATGGGGGGTTCCGGGTGTGtctgccccccccccccgatatgtaattggggccctaaaatttaagtcctatagcatgtatattatatgggtccgtattttaactaatgttactagaataaaaacggtaatttttctaaaatatgtcgtaaaaaaaaaattatgtttcgggataaaaaaaaataatacaacataaacaattttaaatttgcgtgataaaacttaaaacttattatgattattacagctagatgttattgactacaaaagttaaaataataaataaatattgcaattatcttaaaaatagattttagatccaactatatatctaatgaaatattatattacttggtAGTTGGTACTAGTAATACCACTGATTGATAAgtgatataatgtaagtaatgtttattcgtgcattataatttattcaaatatatacatgtCTTGTTAAGAGAGGGCCCAAATTAAGAAAAGGGCCCGAAAAAATTGTAGGCACCCCCCAAAATTTaggtctgcgcacgcctatgctaCCAATGGCGTACTTATACTTACACATTGTGATGGTTTTAAATCCAGATATTGGGTTATGTTATCTGGCAAAAAAAGGGACTCCAGAAAATAATATCACGTCAAAAAAATGACAAGGAGAAGCCATTCTTGTTAGTTTATATCTATaactatttaatgtatattatatatattatagagttatTAACCCGACAATAACTTATATagcttatattttaactaaaattaaaaaatgcaattatttgtttttggtcTACTTAAAAATTTGAGACCgccagttaaaaataaatgctttatttttataggttgAATTTGGTACTATTTTccattaagaattttaataattaattttaagtctcGGCAGTAACAATTAAGAGGCAATTAaagtattgaaatttaacataatatctacCTGCTTAGCAGACGGCAACGAGTACTAACACTGGAGCTCATGACATGCTGTATTCAGTGTAttctattattatgtagtatgtacctacattatattcaagtattataatttacaagtcatattgtattacataggcagctatataatatagatgtataatatcgTGACGCATAAACAACACTATTGTATTTCTATACTCTATTGTTATCGAATATCGACGATTTAATAATATGGTCTTATATACTgttatgatgtatgtttttttctgTCAACACGTTTAATGACGCGTGTAGATACCTGCTCTGATTAAAAGTTAGAAGCTCGAGTAAACAATTATAACGAAAATAATACTAGATCAATTTCTATATAAACGATTTATTTGGTAGTTACCTACTACAAAACGTACCGATTGCACataaacattcatattattttataccccGTGATAAATGTAAGACCTCGAATAATacttggtacctatataatgtatttacagtTATACTTTAAAATGGTTGACATCATTGACGACGTCACGTTATTTCAATTTGTAAGAAAAGgctcgcatatatatatatatatattgtataatgttttactgtatcagtaaaataaaagaaaacgtgaaaaataagaaaacatcAAATGATCGGCACACGACGCTGTAATATCCGGTCGGACTGGCTGTGTAATATGTAACTggataaaaa includes:
- the LOC132925294 gene encoding sarcoplasmic calcium-binding protein; this encodes YYFLESLFLPDNITQYLDLKPSQCRPAAVNYCVKTVYNGNKFIISRKLFENDQCTQKNNTTTTTEPDTKWVSNLTLYHELLDVNNDGVVSIEDLKELTERFSKLNNMTDEQSFLFSRVIENLWYKHWGCIDPFDYVTVEKYLKYIQYVKQNDDGLKDEVVQLLPYLFKTVDKDQNGDISKEEYIKFLECIGTSKKANLIKSLGIVNDKDETIKLEDLMLVIKKHLFHNKYKVQDQDATIDNGNVSYKYN